The Candidatus Amarolinea dominans DNA segment GCCAGCAGTCCGAGTATCAGAAACTGTTGGACGCACGCCTCAAGCTGGAAGCCAAGCTGACCACCGTCAAGCAGGAGCGTGAAGAACTGCAAGCCCTGCTCACTCTGGCCAAGTCCAAAGAGGTCAGCGTCAAGGCGATCAAGTCACTGGACGATTTGGTTGGCTCCGGCGATGCCGACGTTGCACGCGTCGCCGATTCTATCCGCGCCCGCCTGGACAAGGCGCAGGCCGAAAGCGACATGGTTACCACCCGCCTCGATCGGCAGATGGACGACGTGCTGGAGCGCGAGACGCTCAATCGCCAGTTGGAAGAACGCAAACGCCGGCTGGGCATGAGCGCCGCGTCATAGCCTGCGGGTCAGGCCCCGGGCCGGACGGTTATCACGCCGTGACGAGACTGTCACACCGGAAGCATGACCGACGGAACTGCCTGTCAATGCCATTGCAGAGGGGGAAATTACACAACGGGTATGAATAACGCGATCATTTTTGAGCCACGCAGCATCAATGGAAAGTTCGCCACGGGTTTTGCCCTGCTGCTGGGCTGTTTCCTGGCCTGGATCAGCGGCCTGATTACCGAAGCGATGGGCATCTTGGTCCTGTCCATCGCGGGCTTCCTCGGTCTGTACGCCATCTTGGATGCCCTCTATGTGTCGAGCCGCAAGGTGATTGTGACCGATCAAGGACTCACCATCAGCAATCCGTTGCGCCTGTGGGGCACGCGGCAGGATTTTGGTTGGGATGAGGTCAAGCAGCTTGAGTTGAGCGTACGCGACGAGCAACGCAGCATGCGCATCAAGGCCGACAAGCTGCCCAATTACTACTATGAAGACGTACCATACGACCCTGAATTGCTGCAGGCTGTCGTCACCCGTGGCAAGCTCAAGCCGGTCAAGGGCGCAGAAGCGCCAACCTTGACCGCCCTACCGAATGAAGGCAAAGCCGTCTATCGGTGGGCCAAGAAGTAACAAAGGTAGCCATAAGAGACAAATCACATGAATCGCACTCGCATTATCTTCATTGCCATCATCGTATTGGCACTGGTGGTCATTGGCGTGTCCTGGGGCCTGGGCTATCTGCAGACCCGACCGCAGCAGCCTCTCGTGGTTGCACCAACCGGCCCAATCCAGATACGCGTCCTGACGGCCTTACCGGTGGAGCCGTGGGTGCGTGACGCCGCCAAACAGTTCAACGATGAAAAACGCAAGCTGACCGGCAGCAACGAGGTCATCCAGGTGGAAGTGATCGCTATGGATGGCCTGACCGCCCTGGGCAAATGGGACCGCGACGACTTTGGCATCCTCGGCGACCGCACGTTGGCTGACCTGACCGACGCCGAAAAGGACAAGCTGACACAGTTCCCCACGGTTTGGATTCCCGATAGCCGCTACCTGGTGGAACTGGCCAACGTGACCTATAAGGAACGCCTGGGGCGCGATGTCTTCCTGACCGACGGCGAGTACCGGGCGCGGCCTATCGCCATCTCGCTCTTCGCCTGGGGCATCTATCAGACCCGTGCGCAGGTGTTGGAGCAGAAGTTTGGCGACATCAACTGGAAATCTATTCATGACGCGGCCGTCAGCAAAGGCGGCTGGCCGGAATTGGGCGGAGATCCGAGTTGGGGTTTCTTCAAGCTGGTGGTGCCCAACCCGCGCAAGAACGTGGGCGGGCTTGCGGCCATGATCGCCGCAGCCGGCGAGTTCTACAATCGCACCGACATCAGCGTGGCGGACGTCACCAATCCTGAATTTCAGACCTGGCTCAAGGAGCTGATGGGCGCGCTGACCGATGTCAGCGGTTCCAGTGCCTACACCGCCGAAGATTTCGCGCTGTTCGGCTATTCGGTGGGTGATGGCGGGCAGTTGCTGGAAAGCGACCTGCTGACCAACATGGCCGGCATCCAGACACGCTGGGCCGACCCACTGCTCATCCGCTACCCCAACTATGTCAGTTGGTTCGACTTCCCGTTTACCGTCTGGGTGGGGCCGGAGACCACGGCGTTCGAGAAGAACGCGGCGCTGGAGTTTCAGAAATACCTGCTGTCAGCCGATGTGCAGAAAAAGGCTGTGGCTCGCGGCCTGCGCCCTGCCAATCCTGACGTGCCGGTTGCCCCTGCGGGTGATGGCGATAGCCTGTTTGCCCGCTGGGAATCACAGGGCGCGCAGGCCATCGTGCCCCGCACCACGGCCATGCGTGCCCCGAATCGTGATGTGCTCCTGGCGCTGCTCCGCTGGTTTGACCTGAATGTCGCCCAGCGCTAAGGCTGACGCGCAAACAAAAGAGGCCACGATGTCAAGACAACGAGAAAAGCAGGGCGGTGTCCCGCCCGCGGCAACGTATACGATTATCGGCGGCGCCCTGGCGTTGCTCCTGTGCTGCGCCCTGGCCGCCATCGCCTGGAACGGCCTGCGGGGGCCGTTGGCGCCGCTTGCCCAGCAGGCCGATAACACGGTGGGCTTTCGTAATGCCACCCTGACCCTGGCCTATTCCCCGGAAAAAGGGCAGATGCTGCAGATTCTGGTGGATCAGTTCAATCGCCAGAATCTGCGCACCGCCGACGGCCAGGCGATGCAGGTCAAGCTGGTGGAGATGAACCCGGAAGACATGGTCAGCGCGGCGCTGGAAGATCCAACCTTCCAGGCGCTGACGCCCGACTCCATGCTGTGGCTCGATCAGCTCGACCGCCAGTGGGCTTTGCGCCAACAGGTAGAAGCCGGGCAGATTGCGCCGCGCCGTGTCGGTGAGGCAACCCGCTACGCGGTCAGCCCCATCGTCATTGCCGCGTGGGAAACGGTGGCGCGTGACCTGGGCTGGCCGCAGCCGGTGGGTTGGAACACCATCCAAAAGCGCGCAGCCGACGACGCCAGTTTCAAATGGAACCACGCCTCCACCGGTCATGCCAGCGGTCTGCTGGCGACACTGGCCGAGTTCTATGCAGGCGCAGGCAAGACACGCGGGCTGACGGCCGACGATGCCACCGCGCAGACCACCCTGGACTATGTGCGCAACATCGAGCGCACGGTCAAGTATTACGGCGAAGGCGAGTTGACCGTCATCGAGCGCGCCCAAAAAGAGGGGCGGTCGTTCCTGGATGCCTTTGTGGTGCAGGAACAACTGGTGGTGCGTTTCAATCGTGATCAGCGCGGCGAGAAACTGGTGGCGCTCTACCCAACGGAAGGCACCCTGTGGGCCGATCATCCGTTGGCACTGCTCGAACTACCCAGCCTGTCAGCCAATCAACGCCGCACCTACCAGGCCCTGCGTGAGTTTCTGCTGAATGCAGATTCGCAAAAGCTGGTGCTCAGCTATGGCTATCGTCCGGCTGACCTGAGTATCGCGCTCGATAGCGCGGACTCGCCCTTGACCGTGACCAATGGCGTTGACCCCAAACAGCCGCAAACCACCTTGCAGATGCCGCCCGCGGCCGTGGTGGAAGTCGTGCAAAATGTCTGGTACTACACCAAGCGCCTGACCAACGTCTTCCTGGTGGTGGACACCTCCGGTTCGATGCGCGGTGACAAGCTGGATGCGGCCAAAACGGCGCTCGGCGCGTTCCTGGCCCAAATCAAAGGCAGCCAGGAGCGGGTTGGCCTGGTGGAGTTCAGCGGTCAGGTCAACAACGTGATCGAGTTGGAGGAGCTGGGGCGCACGCGCGACACCCTTGACAGCGCCATCGCCGCGCTCAACGCCAACGGCGACACCGCCCTGCTCGATGGAGTGCGCACGGCTTACCAGCGCCTGCAGGAGCGCGGTGACAAAGAGCGCATCAACGCCATTGTGGCGATGACCGATGGCCGTGAGAACGCCTCCAGCGTCAGCCTGAATACCCTGGTGCGCGAGATTCAGCGCGGCAATCAAACCGGCGTACCGGTGGTGATTTTCTGCATCGCCTATGGCAGCGACGCCGACTACGATACGCTGCGCGCCGTGGCCGACGCGTCTGGAGGCCAGGTGCGCGAAGGCACCGAGCAGACGATTCGTGAGTTGTACAAGCTGCTGTCAAGCTATTTCTGAGCGTGTGAAGCCGTTATGCCCGACCAGTCCATTAGTCAGAAAATCGAGCGCCAGGCGCGCCAGGCCATCCTGGAACATGCGCTGTTGCGCGTGGAAAATGCCCTGATCGTGGCCGGCGCCCTGCTCGCCACCTACTTCGCGCCCCAGCCGTTTCCGTGGTGGCCGGTCTGGGGATGGGCGGCCCTGGGCCTCGCCGGCATCGCCGGCCTGGTCGTCAGCAGCCTGACCGACCCCGAGCACAACCGCCAGGTGGTGACGGGCCTGTTCCTGCAGGAATTCACCACGGCGGGCATTACCGACCGTACGATCAAGATGAAGTTGGAGCAGGCCCTCGACTATTTCCGGCGCATTCAGGCCGCTGTGCAGACGCAGAAGGGCGGCGTCATGCAGGACCGTCTGGGCGACACGGTGCAACAGATCAACGATTGGCTGGCGAACATGTTTCAACTGGCCCGCCGCCTGGACGCCTATCGCCGCGACGAGGTCATCAAACGTGACATGAGGTCGGTGCCCACTGAAATCTCCAATTATCGCCAGCGCCTCAACCTGGAGCGCGACGCGTCGGTGCGCCAACAAATGGAAGCCGCCATCAACGCGCGCACCACGCAAGGGGAGGCGCTCGACCGACTGGAAAACATGATGCAAAAGGCCGAGTTCCAGTTGGAGCAATCGTTGGCCGCGCTGGGCACCATCTATCCACAAATACAGTTGATCGGCGCCCGCGATGTGGACAGCAGCCGCACCCAACGCCTGCAGGCTGACATCTCCGGTCAAGTCAGTACCCTGAACGACATGATTACTTCGATCAACGAAGTGTACACGTACGATGCTGAGCATGATGTGGGAACCATGCAACCGCGGCAGCCGGTGCGCAAGACGTCGGCGGCCGGTTAATGGCTATCAGACAACAGGAGTTTGCCATGCGCAACTTGGTCTTGATTTTGTTAATGTTCAGTTTGCTCCTCGCCGGCTGCAACGCCAATCCGCAACCCACCCGTGGGGAGGTGACGGTCTTCGTGGCCGTGCCTTTGTCCGGTTTTCAGGCCAACGGCGGGCAGACCGTGCTGGGCGGTGTGCGCCTGGCGGCCGAAGAAATCAACCGCCAGGGCGGTCTGTTGGGCTACAAGGTCGTCGTCATCGGCCTCGACGATGAGTCTGATTCGGACGTGGCGCTCGCCGGCGCCGAGAAGGTCAAAGAAGCGCTGGCATCCGGTCAAAAGGTGCTCGGCGTCGTCGGTCACCTCAACAGCGGGCAGACCCTGGCCGCCATGGAAGTGTACAAGGACCTGCCGCTCATCATCATCACACCGACATCGTCCGAAACCTCGATCACGCAGAAGGGCTACCGTAACTTCTTTCGCGTCAACGCCAATGACACGGTGCAGGCTGCGGTGGACGCCGGGTTCCTGGTCAACAACCTGAAGGCCAAACGCATCGCCATTGTGCATAACGATACCCCTTATGGTATCGGTCTGCGCAACGAGATGCAGAAGGCGCTGGCTTCTGTCGGCGCCGAGGTGGTCCTGGCTCTGCAGGTCAAGGAAGGTCAGGCCCGCTACCTGGACGAGGTAGCTCAGATCAAGGCCGCCAATCCGGACGCCATCTTCTACGCCGGCTACGAGATCGAAGCGCCCTATCTGCGGGCTGATCTGGTTGAGAATGGTGTGACGACGCCGCTGCTGGCCAGCGATGGCGCCTTCCTGGCCGCGACCATTGACGAGGCCAACGGCACCGCTGAGGGCATGTACGTCAGTGCCTTTGCGCCCAGCCCGCAAGTTGCCGGGCAGCCCTGGATTCAGGCCTATCAGGCGGTGGAATCTCGCAACCCGGACACCTATTCTGTCAATGGCTACAGCGCCATGGCGGTGCTGGCCGAAGGTGTCAAGAAAGCAAACTCGCTCGATGTCACCAAAATATCCGACGCCATGCGTCAGATTGACTTTCGCGGTGTGATGGGCGAGCTGCAATTCGATGTCAATGGCGATGTGAAGAATCCCAAGGTCTTCATCTTCCAGGTCAGGGACAGCCAATTTGTGCAGGTAGCGCCGTAACGCCATCCCCCGGATGGCGCCAGCTCGTAGGAGTGGGATGGATAAGCGATCAGACAAACAGCAAGAAACGCTGGCGGTCGGCCTGACGCCCGTCGAGAAAAGCCTGATGGTCAACCTACGTCAAAAACGCACGCTGCTGACCATTTGCGAATACTATCAGCGCAATGCCGCCGCCGCCGAAGCGGAGATGGCGATCTGGATGGATGAACTGGCTGAGACGCTGCGCTCCGATATGGCGGACATCTCACGCATGCTGCGTCTGTACGATCTGTCTTCAGCCGACGTTTATGCCGTGCGCAGTCAAGTGGACGAGGCGCGTTACGTCAGAAGCCGGGAGGGTCGTCTGGACCTCCTGCGCGGCCGGTCGTATGCCACCATCCGCTGGTATCAGCAGGAGTTAGGCGCGCAACCGCCGGATGACGTAGCCGCACTGTGGAACGCCTTTCTGGCGAGCGAGCAGGAGCGGGTGCAGCAGATCGAACAGATGCTTACTGAGTCCACGAGCGCGACGCCAGCCCAAACATAACGATCAGACAGAAACCGGGTTCACGATGATCTTCGCTTGACGAACTTCTCTCGCTGAAACCCGGTTTCTTTTTTGGGGAGAAATCACCGTGAACAAACTGGGATTTTACATCGAAAACAGCACGGTGCCATTTATCCGTGAGGCATTGGCGTTGATCAAGCCGCCAGTCATTCTGTTTCACGCCGGCGATCGTGGCCTGCTGCGCGAGATTCGCACCAGCCTCTCGCCCGATTCGTTCATCATCGGCCGCCTGTTCGTCACCCTGGACGAGCAGGTGCGCTGGCTGGACGCCAATGATCCTGAGGGCGCCGGCGCCGCCTACGCCGATCGCATTTTGGAGTATGATTTTGGCTATGCCACCGAGCGCGTCAACGGCCGCTTGCTCATCAACGCGTGGATGGGGCCAAATGAAACGCTGCCAGGCCCGGCTTCCTTCAAAAATTACCAGTTAGGCACGCCCCTTGACCGTTACCCGGAGTTTGCCGAGTTTTATCAGCGGCGCAGCCAGGCGCTCGATCGCTTCCAAGCGGCGTTTCGCACGCGCCTGCAGACGGCCGCTATCGAGGCTGTGGCGTTCAACTTTGGCGCCGGCAACTACACAGACGCCTCCCACTACCTGGATTGGTTCCCGCGTACCCTGGAAACCTATCGCTATCTCGGCTTTCATGAGTACGGTTGGCCGGCCCTCATGCCACGCGCCGACACCTCCAGCGCGGCGCTGCTCTACCGCGGCGCGATGCGCGGGATCTGTCAGCGCTACAACAACCGCCACACCGCCATCATCACGGAAGCCGGTCTGGCGCGCATGTACAAAATTGGTGATGGCGGCGATGTGGGCTGGCTCTACTCACCAGACAGCGTGACCCAGGATTCATACTGGGAATCGCTGGACTGGTACAACGACCAGTTGTGCCGCGACGCGTACGCGCTGGGCGCCTGTCTGTTCCAGGTGGGTCACGCCGGGCGCTGGGAAACCTTCCGTCACCTGGGCGTGGACAATCAGCAGCGACCGATTACGCTCAGTAACCGGATCGCCACGCTGAAAGACCGCCAGGCGCCGCCCCTCAACCCGGATTGCACAACGCCTGTTGAGTACCCGGCCGACGAATGGCGTCAGGCGCCCGGGCCGGTGACACGACCCGCCTGGACCGATGTTCATGCGTTGCTCCTGCGCAGCCCCACGGTTCGCTACGCCGTGCGTCCGTGGAACACGATCAGGCGTCTCATCATCCACCACACCGTCACCTCTGGCGACATCACGCCCGATCTGATCGCGCGTGCCCAGGTGCAGCAGGGCAAGCCTGGCATCACCTATCATTTCCTGATCCAGGCCAACGGCGCCATCTACCAAACCAACACCCTGCGCACCACGGCCACGCACTGCGGCGCTGACCCTGTCAATGCGGACAGTATCGGCGTCGCGCTGGCCGGCGATTTCAGCGCCGCGCCGCCGCCCGCCCGCCAACTGACCAGCGTCGCCAAACTGTGCGCCTTTCTCCTGCAAGAATTCGACCTGACGACCGACAACATCAACGGACGCAGCGAGGTTGACCCGGGCGTCGCTTCCCCCGGCGCATCATGGCTGCAGGGCGCGGCCTGGAAAAACACGCTGTTCAGCGAGGTGCGCAGCCAGTTCCCGCCGATCGGGCTTACCTGCGATGAGTTGTTGGCCCAGGCGCTCACGGATCTGACGCAGGCGCGTAGCGATTTGACCGCCGCCCTGGAGCGAGCACAGCGCGCCGAAGCCCAGGCCGCGCAGGTGTCCAGCCTCACAGCCGAGGTAACCCGTTTGCAGGCCGATAATCAAAACCTGCGCATGCAACTGACCGATGGCGAGTTGGCCCTGACGCAGTACCAGGTGCAGGTTGAAGGTTTGCAGGACCTGACGGGCAATCTGCGCCGCCAGGTGGCAGAACAGCAGACCGCGATCATCGCCCTGCAGGCACAAATTACCGACTTACAGCAGCGGCTGACCGACTGCCTGGCCGGGCAACTCCCGCCAGATGGTGGTGAGCCGCCAGGCGGTGGTGAGCCGCCAGGCGGTGGTGAGCCGCCAGGCGGTGGTGAGCCGCCAGGCGGTGGTGAGCCGCCAGGCGGTGGTGAGCCGCCAGGCGGTGGTGAGCCGCCAGGGCGGTGGTGAGCCGCCAGGCGGTGGTGAGCCGCCAGGCGGTGGTGAGCCGCCAGGCGGTGGTGAGCCGCCAGGCGGTGGTGAGCCGCCAGGCGGTGGTGAGCCGCCAGGCGGTGGTGAGCCGCCAGGCGGTGGTGAGCCGCCAGGCGGTGGTGAGCCGCCAGGCGGTGGTGAGCCGCCAGGCGGTGGTGAGCCGCCAGGCGGCACGCGTCCTGACCTCCGGGATGTCAGCGCGCAGTTGCCCCGCCACGCCACGGCGCGCTATGCCACCCGCAGCCTGAACGCCATCCGGCGCGTGGTGGTACATCATACGGTGACGCGCGACAACGTGACGCCCGAACGCATTGCGCAGGTGCAGATCAGCCAGGGGCGCGCGGGCATCACCTATCACTTCCTGATCACAGGCGATGGTACGATTTTCCAAACGAACGCGCTGGACACCGTGAGCGAGCAGACGGTGACGCCGGCCGTCAACGCAGACGGGGTGGCGGTCGCCTTCGCGGGCAATTTCACCGACGTGCCGCCCACCGCAGCCCAAATCAGCAGCGGCGCGCGCCTGGTGGCCTGGCTGCTGCAAGAACTGAAGCTGACAGCAGACGTTGTCGTGGGCCGCAGTGAACTGGAAAATGTCGGTTCTCCGGGCAGACAGTGGCTTATGGGCGCCCGTTGGAAGGAAATCTTACTGCAAGCGATGCAACAGCTCTGATATACTGGGGTTGC contains these protein-coding regions:
- a CDS encoding N-acetylmuramoyl-L-alanine amidase, whose translation is MSRQAVVSRQAVVSRQAVVSRQAVVSRQAVVSRQGGGEPPGGGEPPGGGEPPGGGEPPGGGEPPGGGEPPGGGEPPGGGEPPGGGEPPGGGEPPGGGEPPGGTRPDLRDVSAQLPRHATARYATRSLNAIRRVVVHHTVTRDNVTPERIAQVQISQGRAGITYHFLITGDGTIFQTNALDTVSEQTVTPAVNADGVAVAFAGNFTDVPPTAAQISSGARLVAWLLQELKLTADVVVGRSELENVGSPGRQWLMGARWKEILLQAMQQL
- a CDS encoding branched-chain amino acid ABC transporter substrate-binding protein, with the protein product MRNLVLILLMFSLLLAGCNANPQPTRGEVTVFVAVPLSGFQANGGQTVLGGVRLAAEEINRQGGLLGYKVVVIGLDDESDSDVALAGAEKVKEALASGQKVLGVVGHLNSGQTLAAMEVYKDLPLIIITPTSSETSITQKGYRNFFRVNANDTVQAAVDAGFLVNNLKAKRIAIVHNDTPYGIGLRNEMQKALASVGAEVVLALQVKEGQARYLDEVAQIKAANPDAIFYAGYEIEAPYLRADLVENGVTTPLLASDGAFLAATIDEANGTAEGMYVSAFAPSPQVAGQPWIQAYQAVESRNPDTYSVNGYSAMAVLAEGVKKANSLDVTKISDAMRQIDFRGVMGELQFDVNGDVKNPKVFIFQVRDSQFVQVAP
- a CDS encoding PspA/IM30 family protein yields the protein MASLLEKIGTLISANLHYMVDEALKSNSIAVFDQYIRQVDNNLDELEDAAATVGGEARMLRRKYDEFAAKTAELDRNIDIFLSEGREELAAAAQTKFNSTKRLADSYKDQADRQQSEYQKLLDARLKLEAKLTTVKQEREELQALLTLAKSKEVSVKAIKSLDDLVGSGDADVARVADSIRARLDKAQAESDMVTTRLDRQMDDVLERETLNRQLEERKRRLGMSAAS
- a CDS encoding N-acetylmuramoyl-L-alanine amidase, with protein sequence MNKLGFYIENSTVPFIREALALIKPPVILFHAGDRGLLREIRTSLSPDSFIIGRLFVTLDEQVRWLDANDPEGAGAAYADRILEYDFGYATERVNGRLLINAWMGPNETLPGPASFKNYQLGTPLDRYPEFAEFYQRRSQALDRFQAAFRTRLQTAAIEAVAFNFGAGNYTDASHYLDWFPRTLETYRYLGFHEYGWPALMPRADTSSAALLYRGAMRGICQRYNNRHTAIITEAGLARMYKIGDGGDVGWLYSPDSVTQDSYWESLDWYNDQLCRDAYALGACLFQVGHAGRWETFRHLGVDNQQRPITLSNRIATLKDRQAPPLNPDCTTPVEYPADEWRQAPGPVTRPAWTDVHALLLRSPTVRYAVRPWNTIRRLIIHHTVTSGDITPDLIARAQVQQGKPGITYHFLIQANGAIYQTNTLRTTATHCGADPVNADSIGVALAGDFSAAPPPARQLTSVAKLCAFLLQEFDLTTDNINGRSEVDPGVASPGASWLQGAAWKNTLFSEVRSQFPPIGLTCDELLAQALTDLTQARSDLTAALERAQRAEAQAAQVSSLTAEVTRLQADNQNLRMQLTDGELALTQYQVQVEGLQDLTGNLRRQVAEQQTAIIALQAQITDLQQRLTDCLAGQLPPDGGEPPGGGEPPGGGEPPGGGEPPGGGEPPGGGEPPGGGEPPGRW
- a CDS encoding VWA domain-containing protein; protein product: MSRQREKQGGVPPAATYTIIGGALALLLCCALAAIAWNGLRGPLAPLAQQADNTVGFRNATLTLAYSPEKGQMLQILVDQFNRQNLRTADGQAMQVKLVEMNPEDMVSAALEDPTFQALTPDSMLWLDQLDRQWALRQQVEAGQIAPRRVGEATRYAVSPIVIAAWETVARDLGWPQPVGWNTIQKRAADDASFKWNHASTGHASGLLATLAEFYAGAGKTRGLTADDATAQTTLDYVRNIERTVKYYGEGELTVIERAQKEGRSFLDAFVVQEQLVVRFNRDQRGEKLVALYPTEGTLWADHPLALLELPSLSANQRRTYQALREFLLNADSQKLVLSYGYRPADLSIALDSADSPLTVTNGVDPKQPQTTLQMPPAAVVEVVQNVWYYTKRLTNVFLVVDTSGSMRGDKLDAAKTALGAFLAQIKGSQERVGLVEFSGQVNNVIELEELGRTRDTLDSAIAALNANGDTALLDGVRTAYQRLQERGDKERINAIVAMTDGRENASSVSLNTLVREIQRGNQTGVPVVIFCIAYGSDADYDTLRAVADASGGQVREGTEQTIRELYKLLSSYF
- a CDS encoding substrate-binding domain-containing protein: MNRTRIIFIAIIVLALVVIGVSWGLGYLQTRPQQPLVVAPTGPIQIRVLTALPVEPWVRDAAKQFNDEKRKLTGSNEVIQVEVIAMDGLTALGKWDRDDFGILGDRTLADLTDAEKDKLTQFPTVWIPDSRYLVELANVTYKERLGRDVFLTDGEYRARPIAISLFAWGIYQTRAQVLEQKFGDINWKSIHDAAVSKGGWPELGGDPSWGFFKLVVPNPRKNVGGLAAMIAAAGEFYNRTDISVADVTNPEFQTWLKELMGALTDVSGSSAYTAEDFALFGYSVGDGGQLLESDLLTNMAGIQTRWADPLLIRYPNYVSWFDFPFTVWVGPETTAFEKNAALEFQKYLLSADVQKKAVARGLRPANPDVPVAPAGDGDSLFARWESQGAQAIVPRTTAMRAPNRDVLLALLRWFDLNVAQR